The Candidatus Bathyarchaeota archaeon genome contains the following window.
TGGCCATTAACATTAAGATCAATGGTTCAAGCTTCGTTGATGAAAGAGTTTCCATCCAAGAGGTGCTGGATAAAACATTTATGGCTTGAAAGTCGGGCTTCTATTTTAAGGATTTACATGTTTTGAGAAAGCTTGATAAGAAAAATTTAAGTTTAAAAACGGTTAAATTATTGGTTATCACTCGATCTTTATGGATTCGGAGTTGAGGTTTCAGCACATGAAGCTTAGAGCAAAGATCCTGTTGATCATGTCTTCAACCACCCTTGCGTTGATTATTATACTATATGGATTTGCGCAGGTGACCATGCTTAGAACGGCTGCTGAGATGGAGGAGGACGATGCGCGGCAAAATGTTAGGCGGGCTCTCAACGCTTTTTCGGATGAGTTGGAAAAAATGCTCTCCATAACTCGCGACTACGCGTCTTGGGATGACACTTACGCGTTTATGATCAATAGAAACGAGAAGTATGTCGAAACAAACCTTGTCGACGAGACTTTCCTCAATCTGAAGTTGAATTTGATGTTGTTCGTCAACACGGATGGTCAAATAGTGTTTCAGAGAGGATTCGATTTAAGGAAAGGATGTGAAATTCAGATACCTTCAGGCATGTTGGAGCATATAGGCCCGAATAGCCCCCTCGTACATCACTCCAATGAAAGAAGCGCGGTAGCGGGGGTTCTAATCCTTCCTGAAGGCCCGTTGATAGTAACTTCGGCTCCGATCCTGACCAGCAGATATACAGGACCGATTCGCGGAGCTTTGATTATGGGAAGGTACCTTGACTCGGATGAGGTGTCTCGTCTAAGCGAAACAGCGCATCTCTCAATCAATATTTTTCAAGTCGACGATTCAAAGCTTCCCTCGGATTTTCAAACGGCGACCACGTCCCTGTTAGCGGATCGGAGTGAGATCTTCGTCAGACCTTTGAGTGAAGAGTCGGTATCTGGCTACTCGTTAATAAAAGACATCTACGGCGAGCCCGCCCTTGTTTTGAGAGTTGACCTACCAAGGAACGTTTACAACGAGGCTAAGCGGAACGTCGCTTACTTTATTTATTCCATGCTCCTCAGCGCTTCAGCTTATGCCGTGGCCATTATAATTCTCGTTGAAAAGTCGATCACTTCAAGGGTGATTAGGTTAGAACGAATGGTGGATGAAGTTGGAAGGACGGGAAATGTGGCTACTCGCATCCCTGTTACTGGAAGGGATGAAATATCAAGTCTGACTGAAAACGTGAACGGCATGCTGGAACAATTGGAGGAGCATCAAAGGCAGATTCGACGCCATCTCGAACATCTGGAGGAGTTGGTGGAGGAGCGGACAAGGAAACTGCTGAGATACGAGAGGCTTGCAGCTATAGGAGAGGTCGCGATGATGGTTGGCCACGACCTCCGCAACCCACTCCAAGTCATGATGAACATCGTCTATCTAGCCGGTGAGCATTTAAAATCGATCCTGCCAAATGTCCCTGACCATGATAAAGCCGAGCAGATCAGAGAGTTATGCTCCAGCATGGAGGAGCAGATCGAGTATATGAATAAGATCGTCTCAGATCTACAAGACTTTGGAAGACCTTTACAGCCTCAATTCCAACCAACGAACTTAACGCGACTGATCGAAAACACGGTTTCAAACATAAAGAAGCCGGAAACGGTGGAGATCTCGTTGAACTTTAAAGATGAATTTCCAGATCTAAAGATTGACGGCGCGATGATCCAACGGGCGCTCACAAACCTGATCATAAATGCAATTCAGGCCATGCCTGAGGGGGGTCGGATCACGATAACAACCTTAAGGAGGGGGGCTGTCGCGTTAATAAACGTACAGGATACGGGAGAAGGGATACCGGAGGAGAATCTGGATAAGCTCTTCAAACCCTTCTTTACCACCAAGGCCAAGGGGCAAGGACTGGGGCTGCCAGTTACCAAACGAATAGTCGAGGCGCATGGAGGCGCTATAAAAGTTGAGAGTAAAGTTGGGGTAGGAACAAAATTCACAATAGAGTTGCCGTTAAAAGAAGGGTGAGGATGCTTGGAGGAAGTTAAGACCATTTTAATCGTCGACGATGATAAGGCAATACTGCGGAGCTTAAAGGCTATTCTGGAGATGAAAGGCTACGAGGTTGAAACAGC
Protein-coding sequences here:
- a CDS encoding HAMP domain-containing protein; the protein is MKLRAKILLIMSSTTLALIIILYGFAQVTMLRTAAEMEEDDARQNVRRALNAFSDELEKMLSITRDYASWDDTYAFMINRNEKYVETNLVDETFLNLKLNLMLFVNTDGQIVFQRGFDLRKGCEIQIPSGMLEHIGPNSPLVHHSNERSAVAGVLILPEGPLIVTSAPILTSRYTGPIRGALIMGRYLDSDEVSRLSETAHLSINIFQVDDSKLPSDFQTATTSLLADRSEIFVRPLSEESVSGYSLIKDIYGEPALVLRVDLPRNVYNEAKRNVAYFIYSMLLSASAYAVAIIILVEKSITSRVIRLERMVDEVGRTGNVATRIPVTGRDEISSLTENVNGMLEQLEEHQRQIRRHLEHLEELVEERTRKLLRYERLAAIGEVAMMVGHDLRNPLQVMMNIVYLAGEHLKSILPNVPDHDKAEQIRELCSSMEEQIEYMNKIVSDLQDFGRPLQPQFQPTNLTRLIENTVSNIKKPETVEISLNFKDEFPDLKIDGAMIQRALTNLIINAIQAMPEGGRITITTLRRGAVALINVQDTGEGIPEENLDKLFKPFFTTKAKGQGLGLPVTKRIVEAHGGAIKVESKVGVGTKFTIELPLKEG